The Eublepharis macularius isolate TG4126 chromosome 3, MPM_Emac_v1.0, whole genome shotgun sequence genome has a window encoding:
- the LOC129326706 gene encoding SH3 domain-binding glutamic acid-rich-like protein 3 yields the protein MGLTVYCTLVTSSREIKSQQSEVTRILDGKNIKYILVDISQDNALRDEMRAKLGNPKAIPLQIFNGDHYCRDYELFVEAVKQNTLPEFLKLA from the exons ATGGGCCTCACGGTCTACTGCACCTTGGTGACCAGCTCCCGGGAGAtca aatCTCAACAGAGCGAAGTGACCAGGATCCTGGATGGAAAGAACATCAAGTACATTCTGGTGGATATTTCCCAGGACAATGCCTTGCGGGACGAAATGAGGGCCAAATTGGGCAACCCCAAAGCCATTCCTCTGCAGATTTTCAATGGGGACCACTACTGCAGGGACTACGAGTTATTTGTGGAAGCAGTGAAACAAAACACCCTGCCAGAGTTCCTGAAGCTAGCCTGA